A stretch of Candidatus Manganitrophaceae bacterium DNA encodes these proteins:
- a CDS encoding polysaccharide deacetylase family protein yields the protein MRALLKRKMQRVTKWLVRLGYPFYRLMDRFRRSDGQEEVRILMYHKVSDLPQEKGVPYCNVPIAAFEAQMKALAEGAVDVLPLEALDRWSEGAPLGGRRKKVVITFDDGFQDNYLYALPILKKYRLPATFFVITGAVGRSAPFDHLQWDAPALADREAHPEHWRPLTWEMLRQMRAEGMSIGSHTRSHRSLAGCNPAEVEEELIGSKKELESGLQGGVSAFSYPFGSGVYGDFNERTEKVLKEAGYRFACTTEWGANHTGEGRYRLRRLPVYDHDTLFDFRCKIVGAADWAGQLKRLWQRSFQRDDKTEFVPTIQTDRP from the coding sequence ATGCGTGCCCTTCTTAAGCGGAAAATGCAGCGGGTGACGAAGTGGCTCGTCCGCCTCGGCTATCCCTTCTATCGTCTGATGGACCGCTTTCGACGCTCCGATGGACAAGAGGAGGTTCGGATCTTGATGTACCACAAGGTCTCCGACCTGCCGCAGGAAAAAGGGGTTCCCTACTGCAACGTCCCGATCGCGGCGTTTGAAGCGCAGATGAAGGCCCTTGCGGAGGGAGCGGTCGACGTGCTTCCTCTGGAAGCGCTCGATCGGTGGAGTGAGGGAGCGCCGCTCGGCGGACGGCGCAAAAAGGTGGTGATCACCTTCGACGACGGCTTTCAAGACAACTACCTCTATGCGCTGCCGATTCTGAAGAAGTACCGGCTGCCGGCGACCTTTTTCGTGATCACCGGGGCGGTCGGCCGGAGCGCCCCCTTTGACCATCTTCAATGGGACGCGCCCGCGCTGGCCGACCGGGAGGCCCATCCGGAACATTGGCGGCCGCTGACCTGGGAGATGCTCCGTCAGATGCGGGCCGAGGGGATGTCGATCGGCTCGCACACCCGCTCCCACCGATCGCTCGCCGGTTGCAATCCGGCCGAGGTGGAAGAGGAGCTCATCGGATCGAAGAAGGAGCTCGAGTCGGGGCTGCAGGGGGGGGTGAGCGCTTTCTCTTATCCCTTCGGATCGGGGGTCTACGGCGATTTCAACGAGAGAACCGAGAAGGTGTTGAAGGAGGCCGGCTATCGGTTTGCCTGCACCACGGAGTGGGGGGCGAATCATACCGGAGAGGGCCGCTACCGTCTCCGCCGGCTTCCGGTGTATGATCACGACACCCTGTTTGATTTCAGGTGCAAAATCGTGGGAGCGGCCGATTGGGCGGGACAGCTCAAGCGCCTGTGGCAGCGCTCTTTCCAACGCGACGATAAAACCGAGTTCGTTCCGACCATCCAGACCGATCGCCCATGA
- a CDS encoding ATP-grasp domain-containing protein, whose amino-acid sequence MKVFITDGSQNHALAVARSLGAKGVEVVVGDSSVLSKGGFSRHCQERRIYPSPSESVGAFIAWMINEMRRGGYDYLIPMTEASLLPISANRDRLLPYVRLPLPSHDSIFQACNKAETLTLARKEGVPIPQTWFVEDLLELPALAKTIAYPVVIKPKWSAYWRGDRMLSGGGAAYAFGPEELLEKYKRIHQEIPFPLIQAFVPGRGYGFYALFDQGRPRAFFAHERLRDVRPTGSGSALRRSIAPDPVLAQHAVALLKGMKWHGVAMVEFKWDRGRSEPILMEINGRFWNSLPLAIAAGVDFPWLLLQMEQGKPFEDFPAYRSDLLCRWFLGDCRHLFAVLRGAPSGWPAPFPKRGETLKAFFKSERKELIYDTFRRDDPLPGVIEWLHFFFAKMPGYFQKNRKRVTHHAKSV is encoded by the coding sequence ATGAAAGTATTTATCACAGACGGGTCGCAAAATCATGCACTGGCGGTCGCCCGCTCGCTCGGAGCGAAGGGGGTCGAAGTGGTGGTCGGCGACTCCTCGGTCCTCTCGAAAGGGGGATTCTCCCGGCACTGTCAGGAGCGGCGGATCTATCCGTCGCCGTCGGAGAGCGTCGGCGCGTTTATCGCGTGGATGATCAACGAAATGCGCCGGGGAGGATACGATTATCTCATCCCGATGACTGAAGCAAGCCTGCTGCCGATTTCGGCGAACAGAGACCGGCTCCTCCCTTATGTCCGCCTTCCCCTGCCGTCGCACGATTCGATCTTTCAGGCTTGCAATAAAGCCGAGACATTGACGCTGGCGCGTAAGGAAGGGGTTCCGATCCCGCAGACCTGGTTCGTCGAAGACCTGTTGGAGCTGCCGGCGCTGGCCAAGACGATCGCCTATCCGGTGGTGATCAAACCGAAGTGGTCGGCTTATTGGCGGGGAGATCGGATGCTCTCCGGCGGCGGGGCCGCGTATGCCTTTGGGCCGGAGGAACTGCTTGAAAAATATAAACGGATCCATCAGGAGATCCCTTTCCCGCTGATCCAGGCGTTTGTCCCGGGAAGGGGGTATGGCTTCTATGCTCTTTTCGACCAGGGGCGCCCGCGGGCCTTCTTTGCCCACGAGCGGCTTCGTGATGTTCGGCCGACCGGCTCCGGAAGTGCGCTGCGGCGAAGCATCGCGCCCGATCCGGTTCTGGCCCAGCATGCCGTGGCGCTGCTGAAAGGGATGAAGTGGCACGGGGTGGCGATGGTCGAGTTCAAATGGGATCGGGGCCGCTCCGAGCCGATCTTAATGGAGATCAACGGGCGGTTTTGGAACTCCCTTCCACTGGCGATTGCGGCAGGGGTCGATTTCCCTTGGCTGCTCCTCCAGATGGAGCAAGGAAAGCCGTTTGAAGATTTCCCGGCCTATCGGTCCGATCTTCTCTGCCGATGGTTCCTCGGCGACTGCCGTCATCTCTTCGCCGTTTTGCGGGGGGCCCCGTCCGGCTGGCCCGCCCCCTTCCCGAAGCGAGGGGAGACGCTCAAGGCGTTTTTCAAGTCGGAACGGAAGGAGTTGATCTACGACACCTTCCGGCGGGACGATCCGCTGCCGGGAGTGATCGAGTGGCTCCACTTCTTCTTCGCGAAGATGCCGGGGTACTTTCAGAAAAATAGGAAGCGGGTGACCCATCATGCCAAATCGGTATAA
- a CDS encoding glycosyltransferase: MFQKKEIICFANDWDGEPLSKKHIMKRLAQGNRILWVNSIGNRSPRLNGKDFRRIFTKLGQFFKGVKQVEENIYVYSPVMIPFYHSMIFRKSNQWLLAWMIRRQMKKLGFSKPITWTYAPSSADVVGRLGEAKVVYHCVDEFSAFSDAPQTAIQEMEETLLKKADMVIVSASTLQESKRRWNPNTHLVRHGVDYDHFKKAVDPETTIPAELARLPHPIVGFHGLIADWVDLALIRKMALEHPDWSIVLLGSSITDLSPISGLKNVHLFGKRPYDSLPAYCKGFDVAILPFVVNRLTLYANPLKLREYLAAGLPVVSTDLPEVRSLGGDVRIGGSHTGFIAHVADLISKGEVGPSVARSKTMEQESWDHKVELLSLLVEGKGAATETEAQSEGAIGGSPHQKLVQTQSSL; this comes from the coding sequence ATGTTTCAGAAAAAAGAGATCATCTGTTTTGCAAACGACTGGGACGGCGAACCGCTGAGCAAGAAGCATATCATGAAGCGGCTCGCACAGGGAAATCGGATCCTTTGGGTCAATTCGATCGGAAACCGGAGTCCCCGGTTGAACGGAAAAGACTTTCGGCGAATCTTCACCAAGCTCGGTCAGTTTTTCAAAGGGGTCAAGCAGGTGGAGGAGAACATCTATGTCTACTCTCCGGTGATGATCCCTTTTTATCACTCGATGATATTCCGAAAATCGAATCAATGGCTGCTGGCCTGGATGATCCGACGCCAGATGAAGAAGCTCGGTTTCTCCAAGCCGATCACCTGGACCTACGCCCCCTCTTCGGCCGACGTGGTCGGTCGGCTCGGCGAGGCAAAGGTTGTCTATCATTGTGTCGATGAATTCTCCGCCTTCTCGGACGCGCCCCAGACGGCGATCCAGGAGATGGAAGAGACCCTCCTGAAGAAGGCCGACATGGTGATCGTTTCGGCCAGCACCCTTCAAGAAAGCAAGCGGCGTTGGAATCCGAATACCCATCTGGTCCGTCACGGCGTCGATTACGATCACTTCAAGAAAGCGGTCGATCCGGAGACGACCATCCCGGCCGAGTTGGCGCGGCTGCCCCACCCGATCGTCGGATTCCACGGACTGATTGCAGACTGGGTCGACCTTGCCCTCATTCGCAAGATGGCGCTGGAGCACCCCGACTGGTCGATCGTGTTGCTCGGTTCATCGATTACCGATCTTTCGCCGATCTCCGGATTAAAAAATGTCCACCTCTTCGGCAAGCGACCCTACGATTCATTGCCGGCCTACTGCAAAGGGTTCGATGTGGCGATCTTGCCGTTTGTCGTGAACCGGTTGACACTCTACGCAAATCCGCTTAAGCTCCGAGAGTATTTGGCGGCCGGGCTGCCGGTGGTTTCGACCGATCTTCCCGAAGTGCGAAGCCTGGGGGGGGACGTCCGGATCGGGGGAAGCCACACCGGATTTATCGCCCATGTCGCCGATCTGATTTCAAAGGGAGAGGTCGGGCCGTCTGTGGCCCGCTCCAAAACGATGGAGCAGGAGAGTTGGGACCACAAAGTCGAGCTCCTCTCGCTCCTGGTGGAGGGGAAGGGGGCGGCCACCGAAACTGAAGCGCAGTCGGAGGGGGCGATCGGCGGAAGCCCGCACCAGAAGCTGGTCCAGACACAGAGCTCTCTCTGA
- a CDS encoding acyltransferase: MGLQQLALKIRRREGTFYRALYEVAIRVRRFSCPVITPLHRALYYERRLRKTAWHHFRRVLYWEPIFKSICAEVGPRFCLVGGVPLVEGHLEIRIGSNVTLNGITTLAGATVWDQPTLIIGDQSYIGYQVTITVGPLVQIGRHVLVADRVSLIGYDGHPKDPIDRMNHLPAPKEEGRPIVIEDNVWICSNATILKGVTIGEGAIVASHAVVTSDVAPFTVVAGNPAKEVKRLLPQEVSGRQGRREG; encoded by the coding sequence ATGGGTTTACAGCAGCTCGCGCTGAAAATCAGGAGGAGAGAGGGGACCTTCTACCGTGCGCTCTATGAGGTGGCGATTCGTGTCCGCCGCTTCAGCTGCCCGGTGATCACCCCGCTCCACCGGGCGCTCTATTATGAGCGGCGGCTCCGAAAAACGGCGTGGCACCACTTTCGCCGGGTCCTTTACTGGGAGCCCATTTTCAAAAGCATCTGTGCGGAAGTCGGGCCCCGATTTTGTTTGGTCGGAGGGGTGCCGTTGGTCGAGGGGCATCTGGAGATTCGGATCGGATCGAATGTGACGCTCAATGGCATCACCACCCTTGCCGGCGCGACTGTTTGGGATCAGCCGACGTTGATCATCGGCGATCAGAGTTATATCGGCTACCAGGTCACCATTACGGTCGGCCCGCTGGTTCAGATCGGTCGGCATGTACTTGTAGCCGACCGGGTCAGCCTGATAGGATATGATGGTCACCCAAAAGACCCGATCGACCGGATGAACCACCTTCCGGCTCCGAAAGAAGAGGGCCGCCCGATTGTGATCGAAGACAATGTCTGGATCTGCTCCAATGCAACGATCCTCAAGGGGGTGACGATCGGGGAGGGTGCGATCGTTGCATCGCACGCGGTCGTGACCTCCGATGTCGCCCCCTTTACGGTGGTGGCCGGAAATCCGGCAAAAGAGGTAAAACGGCTTCTTCCCCAGGAGGTTTCAGGACGTCAGGGACGACGTGAAGGATAA
- a CDS encoding aminoglycoside phosphotransferase family protein has product MIRSAARKEEKKAVTPLDRPNLPEEGSARTADSLASLRALVLQEHQRHWGVFGFRPEWSFELKPMAHLEGENAGKYLVSFFSKEGAPQKTVFLKRYHHPQIDAATIENEFQGIRIAHEAFAPTPRFRVPQPYGRLPEEKILFMEYCPSVSLKKVLFRPIRLSRFFLLHRDRKRLVESVAEAGRLLAAFQGIPPERHPSGGKETGEEIVLRYERQCLRHLQLCRKAGVPESLVIQMERSLFRRLEQGGGLQTVLQHSDFAPWNVMVGARSFYLTDFQNCTTGLAGYDAAFFHCALELLLRYRTADHALIAELQSIFLSEFLRSGSAGKGGQAAPAAEAMEVKERLPCFDLFRLMHMTYFTQSVFCAPPGPSYETFYAVPLRKFMVDWFQHYLEG; this is encoded by the coding sequence GTGATCCGAAGCGCCGCCCGAAAAGAAGAGAAGAAAGCTGTCACCCCCCTCGATCGGCCGAACCTTCCTGAGGAAGGGAGCGCCCGGACCGCCGATTCACTCGCCTCCCTGCGCGCGCTGGTTTTGCAGGAGCATCAACGTCACTGGGGCGTTTTCGGTTTTCGACCCGAGTGGTCATTCGAGCTGAAGCCGATGGCGCACCTGGAGGGCGAGAACGCCGGCAAATATCTCGTTTCCTTTTTTTCAAAAGAGGGAGCACCTCAGAAAACGGTTTTCCTGAAGCGGTATCATCATCCGCAAATCGACGCCGCCACCATTGAGAATGAATTCCAAGGAATCCGAATCGCGCATGAGGCCTTTGCGCCGACGCCGCGGTTCCGGGTCCCCCAACCGTACGGCCGGCTGCCGGAGGAAAAGATTCTCTTCATGGAGTATTGCCCCTCCGTCAGCTTGAAGAAGGTTCTCTTCCGACCGATTCGGCTCTCTCGGTTCTTCCTCTTACATCGGGACCGGAAGCGGCTGGTTGAATCGGTGGCGGAGGCGGGCCGGCTGCTCGCAGCGTTTCAGGGGATCCCGCCTGAACGTCATCCCTCCGGCGGGAAGGAGACGGGGGAGGAGATCGTCCTCCGGTACGAACGGCAGTGCTTGCGCCATTTGCAACTTTGTCGAAAGGCCGGCGTTCCGGAATCGCTGGTGATTCAGATGGAGCGGAGCCTCTTCCGTCGGCTTGAACAGGGAGGCGGTCTGCAAACGGTTCTGCAACATTCCGACTTTGCCCCTTGGAATGTCATGGTTGGCGCGCGCTCCTTCTACCTCACCGATTTTCAGAACTGTACGACCGGGCTGGCCGGTTATGATGCCGCCTTTTTCCACTGCGCCCTTGAGCTGCTTCTCCGCTACCGGACGGCCGATCATGCGCTGATCGCCGAGCTGCAGTCGATTTTTTTAAGCGAGTTTCTTCGTTCCGGATCGGCGGGGAAGGGCGGACAGGCTGCGCCGGCGGCGGAAGCGATGGAAGTCAAAGAACGTCTTCCCTGTTTCGATCTGTTTCGACTGATGCACATGACCTACTTTACCCAGTCGGTCTTCTGTGCACCGCCCGGACCGTCCTATGAGACGTTTTATGCGGTTCCTTTACGCAAGTTCATGGTCGACTGGTTTCAACATTATTTGGAGGGTTGA
- a CDS encoding GAF domain-containing protein has protein sequence MAERILVIDDEPHLLETLAEILRLEGYEVETAGAGEEALEKLRGADYALVIIDHHLPDMTGLELHTQSMKLAAPPVTIILTGHASVDTAVEALRRGASDYLLKPTHPDELKWSVKQALERKRISETAAFQKKMEFLYQVGRSIAGETDLDSFLQNLVEKLSEALGLPRALLFLLTEQKDALVLAAANVPFEREVRIPVRKGVLYDLVSEGREVVMEDAQKDRRLPVLLKRFQIRSLLVVPIVLRGTLLGVLSIDSDQKMHHFTDSEIKLARFVADQAAVGIENIRYCERERDKAREYGLLAEIATAGTERHDERSVIELAVEKTVALMEVDAGTVVLLDPEKWVPTVHVSHGPSLAPVGRSKPLSPRGLEGMIALSQKPWAISDIGSDRRVSSPDRARFKGWSSYLGVPLLYKGTTRGILSVAARQPRSFNAREIALMNSIAHQIALTIENIRLYNLNRAHQESLRRLSLKVLSTQEEERKRISRELHDAMGQGLLALKLHLEILAEQIPPEMANQREEIAEAHGIASQTIEEIRRLVADLRPLKLDDLGLVPTLRGLIKEFSKKFKIHVTLKRVKLFRRLPSEMETIAYRVIQEALTNIAKHARATEAAIFLERIEERVRVRVIDNGIGFDAINLAKRRARHFGLVGIQERVDLMGGTFQVISGRGRGTELRVELPLEAPVQRREQAVAGGELPRERSQARGVRRSLSARRPP, from the coding sequence ATGGCGGAACGAATTTTAGTTATTGATGATGAGCCCCACTTGCTGGAGACGCTGGCGGAGATTCTTCGATTGGAAGGATACGAGGTTGAGACGGCCGGCGCGGGGGAAGAGGCGCTCGAGAAGCTCCGCGGGGCCGATTATGCGCTGGTCATCATCGATCATCACCTTCCCGATATGACCGGATTGGAGCTGCATACGCAAAGCATGAAGCTGGCCGCTCCTCCCGTCACCATTATCTTGACGGGACACGCTTCAGTCGATACCGCTGTTGAAGCGCTCCGGCGCGGCGCCAGCGATTATCTCCTCAAGCCGACCCATCCGGACGAGTTGAAGTGGTCGGTGAAACAGGCGTTGGAGCGGAAGCGGATTTCCGAGACGGCGGCGTTTCAAAAAAAGATGGAGTTCCTCTATCAGGTCGGCCGCTCCATCGCCGGAGAAACCGACCTCGATTCTTTTCTGCAGAACCTCGTTGAAAAGCTTTCGGAAGCGTTGGGGCTCCCCCGCGCCCTGCTCTTTTTGCTGACCGAGCAGAAGGATGCGTTGGTGCTGGCGGCGGCGAATGTGCCGTTTGAGCGGGAGGTCCGTATCCCGGTCCGAAAGGGGGTGCTTTACGACCTCGTCAGCGAAGGCCGGGAGGTGGTCATGGAGGATGCGCAGAAGGATCGCCGGCTTCCGGTCTTGTTGAAACGGTTTCAAATCCGCTCTCTCCTCGTCGTCCCGATTGTCCTTCGGGGAACGCTGCTCGGGGTCCTCTCGATCGATTCCGATCAGAAGATGCACCATTTTACCGACTCGGAGATCAAGCTCGCCCGGTTCGTCGCCGATCAGGCGGCGGTCGGGATTGAAAACATTCGGTATTGCGAGCGGGAACGGGACAAGGCGAGAGAATATGGTCTCCTCGCGGAGATTGCGACCGCCGGGACGGAGCGCCACGATGAACGCTCGGTCATTGAACTGGCGGTGGAGAAGACGGTCGCGTTAATGGAGGTCGATGCCGGCACCGTCGTTCTGCTCGATCCGGAGAAATGGGTCCCGACGGTCCACGTTTCCCACGGCCCTTCTTTGGCGCCGGTCGGCCGGTCAAAGCCGCTCTCCCCGCGGGGATTGGAAGGGATGATTGCACTGTCGCAAAAACCGTGGGCGATTTCGGACATCGGCTCGGATCGAAGGGTCTCTTCTCCCGACCGCGCCCGCTTCAAAGGATGGAGCTCCTATCTCGGGGTGCCGCTGCTTTACAAGGGAACGACCCGCGGTATTCTGTCGGTCGCCGCGCGACAGCCGCGGTCTTTCAACGCCCGCGAGATTGCATTGATGAACTCCATCGCCCATCAAATTGCGTTAACGATTGAGAATATCCGCCTCTATAATTTGAACCGGGCGCATCAGGAGAGTCTTCGCCGACTCTCGCTCAAGGTTCTCTCCACCCAGGAAGAGGAGCGCAAACGGATCTCCCGGGAGCTCCACGATGCGATGGGACAAGGGCTGTTGGCGCTCAAGCTCCACCTGGAAATTCTGGCCGAGCAGATTCCTCCGGAGATGGCCAATCAGCGTGAAGAGATCGCCGAGGCCCATGGGATCGCCTCTCAGACGATTGAGGAGATCCGCCGGCTCGTCGCCGACCTCCGGCCGCTCAAGCTCGACGATCTTGGACTGGTGCCGACTTTACGGGGCTTGATTAAAGAGTTTTCTAAAAAATTTAAGATCCACGTCACCCTCAAGCGGGTGAAGCTCTTTCGCCGTCTTCCCTCCGAGATGGAGACGATCGCTTATCGGGTCATTCAGGAGGCGCTGACCAACATCGCCAAACATGCGCGGGCGACGGAGGCGGCGATCTTTTTAGAGCGGATTGAAGAGCGGGTTCGTGTCCGGGTGATCGACAATGGAATCGGCTTCGATGCGATCAATTTGGCCAAGCGGCGCGCCCGCCATTTCGGGCTGGTCGGTATTCAGGAGCGGGTCGATCTCATGGGAGGCACCTTCCAGGTGATTTCCGGAAGAGGAAGGGGAACAGAACTGCGCGTCGAGCTTCCGTTGGAGGCGCCCGTTCAAAGAAGGGAGCAGGCCGTTGCCGGGGGGGAGCTTCCGCGAGAGCGGTCTCAGGCGCGGGGGGTGAGACGGTCTCTGTCTGCCCGCCGTCCTCCATAA
- a CDS encoding response regulator transcription factor, whose amino-acid sequence MLKIRVLLADDHTLLRQGMKRLLEAEDDMEIVGEAGEGLEAIHKAEQFRPDVAVLDYAMPGLTGPQAAVRIKQIEPKTKIIVLTMHDDEEYVEEALGAGASGYILKDAAANELIAAIRAVYRGETYLSPRVSKKIVSGYLQRTQRPEPKPPYEQLTVREREILRLLAEGHSAKEVSRLLNIQPKTVDAHRSNLMKKLGLHSRTDLIKYAIRRKIIKV is encoded by the coding sequence ATGCTAAAGATAAGGGTGCTACTGGCCGACGATCATACCCTGCTCCGTCAGGGGATGAAGCGGTTGTTGGAGGCAGAAGACGACATGGAGATCGTCGGCGAAGCCGGCGAGGGATTGGAGGCGATTCACAAGGCAGAGCAGTTTCGCCCTGATGTGGCGGTTCTCGACTATGCGATGCCGGGATTGACCGGCCCCCAGGCGGCCGTTCGAATCAAGCAGATCGAGCCGAAGACCAAGATCATTGTCCTCACGATGCACGACGATGAGGAGTATGTAGAGGAGGCGCTGGGAGCGGGCGCGTCCGGCTATATTCTAAAAGATGCTGCGGCGAACGAGCTGATCGCGGCGATCCGCGCCGTTTATCGCGGAGAGACCTATCTGTCGCCCCGGGTTTCTAAAAAGATCGTCAGCGGCTACCTCCAGCGGACCCAACGGCCGGAGCCGAAGCCGCCGTATGAGCAGCTGACGGTGCGCGAGCGGGAGATTTTACGGCTGCTGGCCGAGGGACACTCCGCCAAAGAGGTGTCGCGGCTCCTGAACATTCAGCCGAAGACGGTCGATGCACACCGCTCCAATCTGATGAAGAAGCTGGGCCTTCATTCCCGGACCGATCTGATCAAATATGCGATCCGGCGAAAAATCATCAAAGTCTAG
- a CDS encoding tetratricopeptide repeat protein: protein MNRVLFSILLVFLTLSGCYGGSGGSGGAGGQIPAIASPAGMTQKDAAAKNDEGVDHLLQGHYDVSAPLFKEAVGMKPDFAEAHFNLGLALDGKGDHAGATEEFKKAKEFGGSNPKIAENAILKKHLGS from the coding sequence ATGAACCGAGTACTTTTTTCAATATTGCTCGTCTTCCTCACCCTCTCCGGCTGCTACGGCGGCTCGGGGGGAAGCGGCGGCGCCGGCGGCCAGATTCCGGCGATCGCCTCGCCGGCCGGCATGACCCAGAAAGATGCGGCGGCCAAAAATGATGAGGGGGTCGATCATCTGCTCCAGGGCCATTACGATGTCTCCGCCCCGCTCTTTAAAGAGGCGGTCGGGATGAAACCCGATTTCGCCGAGGCGCACTTCAATTTGGGATTGGCGCTGGATGGCAAGGGAGATCATGCCGGGGCGACGGAAGAGTTCAAAAAAGCAAAGGAGTTCGGCGGCAGCAATCCTAAAATCGCCGAAAACGCCATCCTGAAGAAACACCTCGGATCTTAA
- a CDS encoding DUF309 domain-containing protein, which yields MILSSPIPDPPHIDALPWYSSNRSLPSYRFVPGVHPHPIRNPLGHSYREIRAQRHPPWLPEEWKTLEAYLRGVDLFNRFYFWEAHEGWEALWKSHRPDADPARFIQGLINLAASLLKLHMRQLPSSLKLWRAAAGQLDPFRDQEQMGIDVDTLLREVDHYLLPMEQGILPELGSGTPVIRLIHINE from the coding sequence ATGATCCTCTCCTCTCCGATTCCCGATCCTCCTCACATCGACGCACTTCCCTGGTATTCCAGCAACCGTTCCCTGCCCTCCTACCGCTTCGTCCCCGGCGTTCACCCCCATCCGATCCGAAACCCGCTCGGCCACAGCTACCGGGAGATCCGAGCCCAGCGCCATCCCCCCTGGCTGCCCGAAGAGTGGAAGACGCTCGAGGCCTATTTACGAGGGGTCGATCTCTTCAACCGGTTTTACTTCTGGGAAGCGCACGAGGGGTGGGAGGCGCTCTGGAAGAGCCATCGTCCCGATGCCGATCCGGCCCGCTTTATTCAAGGCTTGATCAATCTGGCCGCCTCGCTTCTCAAACTGCATATGCGGCAGCTCCCCTCTTCGCTTAAACTCTGGCGGGCTGCCGCCGGCCAGCTCGACCCATTTCGGGATCAAGAACAGATGGGAATCGATGTCGACACTCTCCTCCGAGAGGTCGATCATTACCTCCTCCCGATGGAACAAGGGATCCTTCCAGAGCTCGGATCAGGAACCCCGGTTATCCGATTGATCCATATAAATGAGTAA
- a CDS encoding PilZ domain-containing protein: MTAAEQRRSPRVEGVTFPVEYSTEAHAQTIKRARAVSIGEAGFMILLEESYPMGTPLYLKLYLPKTFFPFSNWQAIRLETQIVRVDSQVGQDGYFRHGLLITQIPEEEGIALKRYVQLAHWIKDRVNPL, from the coding sequence ATGACGGCAGCAGAGCAGAGAAGGTCGCCTCGCGTAGAAGGGGTCACCTTCCCCGTGGAGTACAGCACCGAGGCGCACGCCCAGACGATCAAACGGGCACGCGCGGTGAGCATCGGGGAAGCGGGCTTTATGATTCTTCTGGAAGAATCTTATCCGATGGGAACCCCTTTATATTTGAAGCTCTATCTTCCCAAAACCTTTTTCCCTTTTTCCAACTGGCAGGCGATCCGCTTGGAGACCCAGATTGTCCGGGTTGACAGCCAGGTCGGGCAGGACGGTTATTTCCGCCACGGCCTTCTGATCACCCAGATCCCGGAAGAAGAGGGGATCGCCTTAAAGCGATACGTTCAGCTCGCCCACTGGATTAAAGATCGAGTAAATCCGTTATAA
- the folP gene encoding dihydropteroate synthase → MAILNVTPDSFSDGGHFFRPRKAVDQALRMEEEGADLIDIGGESTRPGALPVSSVEEARRVLPVIEQLAKRIGLPISIDTTKSEVARQAIDAGASIINDVSGFTRDPQMFSIAARTHAGIVIMHTKGAPQTMQKQPRYSDLFGEIRRFLHDQIKTAAAHRIPRNRIAIDPGIGFGKTASHNLTILRHLDHFTDLGAPLLVGPSRKSFIGRILDLPPAERMEGTAAAAAIAVFQGARIVRVHDVQPLARVVRVAEAIRKGGMIS, encoded by the coding sequence ATGGCGATCCTCAACGTCACCCCCGACTCTTTTTCCGATGGCGGACATTTTTTTCGTCCTCGGAAAGCGGTCGATCAGGCGCTTCGGATGGAAGAGGAAGGGGCCGACCTGATCGATATCGGAGGGGAATCGACGCGGCCGGGCGCCCTTCCGGTCTCTTCGGTAGAGGAGGCGAGGCGGGTGCTCCCGGTCATCGAACAACTCGCCAAACGGATTGGGCTTCCGATTTCAATCGACACGACGAAATCAGAGGTCGCCCGGCAGGCGATCGACGCGGGGGCTTCGATTATTAACGATGTCAGCGGATTTACCCGCGACCCGCAGATGTTCTCCATCGCGGCGCGCACCCACGCCGGAATCGTCATCATGCATACGAAGGGAGCGCCGCAGACGATGCAGAAGCAGCCTCGCTATAGCGACCTGTTCGGTGAGATTCGGCGTTTTCTACATGATCAAATAAAAACGGCGGCCGCTCATCGGATTCCCCGAAACCGGATCGCCATCGATCCGGGAATCGGATTCGGAAAGACGGCAAGCCACAACCTGACGATTCTCCGCCACCTTGACCATTTCACCGACCTGGGGGCGCCGCTGCTCGTCGGGCCGTCGCGGAAATCGTTTATCGGCCGGATCCTTGACCTTCCACCGGCGGAGCGGATGGAAGGAACTGCAGCGGCCGCAGCGATTGCCGTTTTCCAAGGGGCCCGTATCGTTCGGGTTCATGATGTTCAACCGCTGGCCCGGGTAGTTCGCGTCGCAGAGGCGATCCGAAAAGGAGGAATGATTTCATGA